GTACAGCCCGGCGAACCGGCCAGGCCGTTCGATCGAGGACCCGAACCGCTACCCGGACCGGCTCCCGATCCCCACGATCCCCGTACGCGAGTAGGCCGGCTAGGGCGGCAGCCACCGATCGGGGTCGTCCTGCGCCACGGGCCGGTGGATCGGCTTGATGGGGCGCGGCCGCATCCCGATCGTGTCGTGGCCCTGGACCGTGAGCTTGGTCTCCCGACCGTTGCTGTCGTACGCTCTCCAGCACCCGCCATCGTACGGGAAGCCGAGGATGATGTGCCGGCGCCCCCAGTTCCGAAACAGGTTGAGGTCGGCGTCCGACGGGTGCAGGGCCCCGGAGGGGTGCGAGTGGACGGTCCCGACGATCGCGAGATCCACCGGGAGCATCCAGAACTGGAAGTTCGCGTGCCGGCGACCCGCCGTCGTTCCCGGGAGAAGCAAGAGCTCGGAGATCACCCCGGGAGGATCGGCGCGCAGCATCCCCCCGAACTCGTTGGGGTAGGAAGAACCGGCGGCCGCGAGCGCGCTGTCGAGCGCATTGCGCGTGATCACGGTGGGTGTGTCACCGAGACGAGCGGTGGCTCCCGGCGCGGGCTTACGCTGGGGGCGGAACATCGGCACCGTTCGGTCCCTCCTTCTCCTCGGGGGCCTCGGCCCACGGCAGGATCCCCTTGCCCCGCAGGCGCGAGAGGTTGGTCGCTCCGAAGCGGATGAACCGAGCACGCCGCGGCGAACGGTACGCGAGGACCGAGCCACCGGGCGCGACCCGGGTCTCGACTTGACCGTCGATGACCGCGAGGGAATGGATCTCGCCGCTCGCGGGGCGGATCGTGATCGTGTGGAGCGGTTCGACCACGATGGCGCGGGCGACCGCGCGGAACGGAGCGATCGCGACGATGACGATCCCCTCGACTCCCGTCTCGACGATCGGGCCCAGCGCGCTCAGGGAGTACCCGGTCGAACCCGTGGGGGTCGCGATGATGACGCCATCCGCCTGGAGCCGGCCGATGTGGCGGCCGTCCAGGATGATGTCGAAGCGTCCCATCTTCGCCGGGCGGCCGGAATGGATGACCACCTCGTTCGTCGCATCCGGCATCGCGACGCCGGCCGCCTGGACGGCGAGCTTCATCCGTTCCTCGACGAAGTAGTACCCCCGCAGGAGCCTCCCGATCGCGGACTCGAACTCGGTCGCGTCCCGTCCGTCGACCTCGGCCAGGACGCCGACCGTCCCGGCGTTCACGGCGAGGAGCGGGACGTTGGTCCGCTGGAGGGTCGATAGATACGTCCCGTCGCCGCCGATGGCGACGATCGCGTCGGCCGTCAGGTCCGCGAGCGGTGCGCGCGGGAGCGGGGTTTCGATGGGGAGATGGGCCCCATCCGCGAGGACGACCTCCGCCCGATCCCCGATCAGATCGATCGCGCGGCGGACGAGATCGAGAGCGCTCGGCTTCTCCGCGTTCGCCGTGATTGCGATCTTCACGGGGGACCCCGAGGCGCACGCGCCTTCAAGAACTCGACATCGCCCCAGGCGAGGACGCTCGTCCGTTCCTGGACGGTGAGCGGGAAGGTGCCGATCGGATGGCCCTCGAAGTCGGAGATGCCTCCTCCCGCCTCGACCAGGATGCGATAACCGGCAGCGATGTCCGTGGCTCGGAGGTTGCGGCTCGCCGGGACGTTCTCGAAGATGTAGCCGTCGGCGGTGCCCTGGGCGACCTTGGCGATCTCGAGCGACGCGCAGCCGAGCGCGCGGATCCGGCGCGCCTGCCGGGACATCTCGACCGTTCGATCGCTCGCGTACCGACCGAGGTTCGCGAACAGGAGCTCGGTCTTCGCGTTCCAGGGGCGCACGTGGATTTGCCGGCCGTCGCAGAACGCGCCGCCTCCGCGGGTCGCCCAGTACGTGGTCCCCCGGTAGAAATCGTAGACGACCCCGGTCTCGATGCCGTCGAGGTGGTCGCGGCCGAGCGCGAGGGAGATCGCCGCGAACGGGAGGCCACGCAAGGCGTTCGTAGTCCCGTCGATCGGATCGACGACGAGCGTACGGTCTCCGCCGCGTCGCAGGTGACCGATCTCCTCGCTCAGGAAATCCCAGTCCACGGCCTCGCGATCGAGCACGGAGAGGATCTCGGCCTCGGCCACGCGGTCGAGCTCCTCGGTGGGGGATCCGTCCGCCCCCATCGCGACCACGTCCGCCCGGTGGGGCGAGCTCGAGGCCTGGATGACCGCCGCGTGGGCAGCGGCCGTGATGCGAAAGAGGATCTCGAGGTCGGGCGAGGTCAGGCCGGGCACGGAGGAGGGACGAGAGGAGGGCTCAAGACCCCTTTGGCCCCGCGGGCTCCGGGCCCTCCGCGTGCGTCCCTTCCCCGTCCCCTTGGGAAAGGGGACGAACGGTAGGCTCGCACCGGACCGGGAAGTTCACCGAGTTCGCGATGAAGCACATCTCGTCGGCCCGCGTGTGGAGCTCCCTCGCTCGATCGGGCGATCCGCTGCGGATCGTAACGGCCGGGTGAAGGGTCACGAGGACGAACCGACCCGATCCATCGGGGGCCGTTTCCATCGTACCGTTTGCCTCGTCCGAATACGTCTCCACGACGATATCCGACTCTGCGCACAGATGCAGATACCAGAGCATGTGACACGCCGACAGGGAGGCGACCAGAAGTTCTTCGGGATTGTACCGGCTACGGTCACCGCGAAAGATCGGGTCCGAGGATCCCGGGAGTTCGGGCTTTCCCTCGAAGGCGATGAGATGGTCGCGATCGTACGCCCGGTAAGCGCTCGTGCCGGTCCCGCGGTTCCCGGTCCAACGTACGCTCGCGCGATAGTAGTGCGTCATGCGTCGGGAATCGACGACGTACCTGGGATCCCGTATTGACCATTACGAGCCGGCCGCCGGGACGCGGGGAGGGGCGGGCACCCTACGCACGGAGAGGACCGCAGGTTCCTCTCGCGATCGGCCTCCTCTCGTGAGCGCACGTTACTTTAAATCACGGACCCGGCTCGCGCCGCCAATGGAGTTCCAATTCCTGGGGGGAGCGTCGGAGGTCGGCTCCCTCGGCCTCGTCGTCCGCGACGCGGGCCGCACGCTGCTCTTCGACTACGGGATGACGCCGACCGACCCGCCCTCGTATCCGCTGCGCGTGCCGAACAACGTGGACGTCGCCTTTCTCACGCACGCCCACCTCGACCACTCGGGGATGACTCCGATCCTCTCGCGGCTGCCCAAGGCCCGAGTGATCGCGACCCCCGTCACGCTCGCGGTGTCCAACCTCCTCGCGCGCGACGCGCTCAAGATCGCTCGTCTCGAGGGATATCTGCCTCCGTACCAGTCCCAGGACATCGGCTCGCTGCATGCGCACGCGACCGCCATGGGCCGCCACGAGACGTTCCGCGACCACGGGATCGAGGTCGAGCTCACGCCGGCCGGGCATATCCCCGGCGCGACGATGTTCCGCTACCGAGGAGAGAAGGATGTGCTGTTCTCCGGCGACGTGCAGACCATCCCCACGCATCTCGTGAAGGGGGCCGAGCCGCTCGAGTGCGACATCCTCGTCCTCGAGTCGACCTACTCCGGAAAGGAGCACCCGGACCGCAAGCAGACCGAGCACCAGTTCCTCGACAAGATCCGCGAGACGGTCGAACGGGGCGGCAAGGTCATCGTGCCGGCGTTCGCCGTCGGACGAGCGCAGGAGGTCCTGATGACGCTCGCAGGAACGGGGCTTGAGGTGTACCTCGACGGGATGGCCCGCGCGGTGAACTCGATTTACGCTGCTGCTCCGGAGTACCTGTCCGACCCGAAGCGATTCCGCCGGGCCATGGACTCCGTGCACGTCATCGAGCACCAAGGCGAACGGCGGCACGCCGTCCGGGAGGCCGACGTGATCGTCACGACCGGCGGCATGATGGACGGAGGTCCGGTGCTGTTCTACGTCGGGGAGCTGTATCGAGACGCGAACTCCTCGATCCTTCTCACCGGCTTCCAGGTCGAAGGATCGAACGGCCGCCAGCTCATGGACGAGGGGACCTTGACGATCGACGAGACGACGATCCGGCCCGTGTGCGAGGTCCAGAAGTACGACTTCTCGGCTCACGCCGGACATTCGGAACTAGTGGAGCTCGCTCGTCGGACC
This window of the Thermoplasmata archaeon genome carries:
- a CDS encoding MBL fold metallo-hydrolase, which gives rise to MEFQFLGGASEVGSLGLVVRDAGRTLLFDYGMTPTDPPSYPLRVPNNVDVAFLTHAHLDHSGMTPILSRLPKARVIATPVTLAVSNLLARDALKIARLEGYLPPYQSQDIGSLHAHATAMGRHETFRDHGIEVELTPAGHIPGATMFRYRGEKDVLFSGDVQTIPTHLVKGAEPLECDILVLESTYSGKEHPDRKQTEHQFLDKIRETVERGGKVIVPAFAVGRAQEVLMTLAGTGLEVYLDGMARAVNSIYAAAPEYLSDPKRFRRAMDSVHVIEHQGERRHAVREADVIVTTGGMMDGGPVLFYVGELYRDANSSILLTGFQVEGSNGRQLMDEGTLTIDETTIRPVCEVQKYDFSAHAGHSELVELARRTHARKVVLMHGDQREPLRDALAAEFEVVLPENGKSFTI
- a CDS encoding inositol monophosphatase family protein; this translates as MPGLTSPDLEILFRITAAAHAAVIQASSSPHRADVVAMGADGSPTEELDRVAEAEILSVLDREAVDWDFLSEEIGHLRRGGDRTLVVDPIDGTTNALRGLPFAAISLALGRDHLDGIETGVVYDFYRGTTYWATRGGGAFCDGRQIHVRPWNAKTELLFANLGRYASDRTVEMSRQARRIRALGCASLEIAKVAQGTADGYIFENVPASRNLRATDIAAGYRILVEAGGGISDFEGHPIGTFPLTVQERTSVLAWGDVEFLKARAPRGPP
- a CDS encoding Mov34/MPN/PAD-1 family protein, producing the protein MFRPQRKPAPGATARLGDTPTVITRNALDSALAAAGSSYPNEFGGMLRADPPGVISELLLLPGTTAGRRHANFQFWMLPVDLAIVGTVHSHPSGALHPSDADLNLFRNWGRRHIILGFPYDGGCWRAYDSNGRETKLTVQGHDTIGMRPRPIKPIHRPVAQDDPDRWLPP
- a CDS encoding NAD(+)/NADH kinase, with translation MKIAITANAEKPSALDLVRRAIDLIGDRAEVVLADGAHLPIETPLPRAPLADLTADAIVAIGGDGTYLSTLQRTNVPLLAVNAGTVGVLAEVDGRDATEFESAIGRLLRGYYFVEERMKLAVQAAGVAMPDATNEVVIHSGRPAKMGRFDIILDGRHIGRLQADGVIIATPTGSTGYSLSALGPIVETGVEGIVIVAIAPFRAVARAIVVEPLHTITIRPASGEIHSLAVIDGQVETRVAPGGSVLAYRSPRRARFIRFGATNLSRLRGKGILPWAEAPEEKEGPNGADVPPPA
- a CDS encoding OsmC family protein; its protein translation is MTHYYRASVRWTGNRGTGTSAYRAYDRDHLIAFEGKPELPGSSDPIFRGDRSRYNPEELLVASLSACHMLWYLHLCAESDIVVETYSDEANGTMETAPDGSGRFVLVTLHPAVTIRSGSPDRARELHTRADEMCFIANSVNFPVRCEPTVRPLSQGDGEGTHAEGPEPAGPKGS